A stretch of Megalobrama amblycephala isolate DHTTF-2021 linkage group LG14, ASM1881202v1, whole genome shotgun sequence DNA encodes these proteins:
- the LOC125244517 gene encoding tripartite motif-containing protein 16-like, which produces AKNTILTEMVEKLKKITLPADSYAGAGDVQCDVCTGRKHKAVKSCLVCLNSYCQNHLEQHETFFKGKRHNLTEATGRLQEMICPKHDKILEVFCRTDQEYICVLCTMYEHKNHDTVSAAAQRTEKQHQLKETQRLFQQRIQQREEDLQQLREAVESHKRSAQTAVEDSERIFTELIRSIERSCSEATQRIRDQEKTAVSLAEGRLERLEQEINDLRRRDAELEQLSHTQDHIHFHHIIFKPAETFYNNFQTRNDFLQYSHQLKLDLNTVNKHLHLSERNRVITGTYIFTVQTHLDHPERFDGCILQVLCRESVCGRCYWEIEWSGCVFISVSYKSISRKGRGNECGFGNNDQSWSLICSSSNYSFSHNNMKIRLPVESTSRRIGVYVDHSAGTLSFYSVSGDTMSLIHTVQTTFTQPLYPGFTFGFGSSMKLC; this is translated from the exons gctaaaaacaccattctgactgaaatggtggagaaactgaagaagattacacttcctgctgactcttacgctggagctggagatgtgcagtgtgacgtctgtactggaagaaaacacaaagccgtcaagtcctgtctggtgtgtctgAACTCTTACTGTCAGAATCACCTTGAACAACATGAGACCTTCTTTAAAGGAAAGAGACACAATCTGACTGaagccactggacgactgcaggagatgatctgcccGAAACATGACAAGATCCTTGAGGTTTTCTGCCGCACTGATCAGGAGTATATATGTGTGCTGTGTACGATgtatgaacataaaaaccacgacactgtatcagctgcagcacagaggacagagaaacag CACCAGCTGAAGGAGACGCAGAGGTTgttccagcagaggatccagcagagagaggaagatcttcagcagctgagagaggctgtggagtctcataag cgctctgcacagacagcagtggaggacagtgagaggatcttcactgagctcatccgctccattgagagaagctgctctgaggccacacagcggatcagagatcaggaaaagactgcagtgagtctagctgaaggacgactggagcgactggagcaggagatcaatgatctgaggaggagagacgctgagctggagcagctttcacacacacaggatcacatccatttc CATCATATAATCTTCAAACCTGCTGAAaccttttataataattttca aaccaggaatgacttcctacaat attcccatcagctcAAACTGGATCTGAACACTGTGAATAAACACCTCcatctgtctgagaggaacagagTGATTACTGGCACATACATTTTCACAGTCCAGACCCATCTTGATCATCCTGAAAGATTTGATGGATGTATTcttcaggtgttgtgtagagagagtgtgtgtggacgctgttactgggagattgagtggagtgggtgtgtatttatatcagtgtcatataagagcatcagcaggaagggacgGGGTAATGAGTGTGGGTTTGGaaataatgatcagtcctggagtttgatctGCTCTTCCTCCAATTACTCATTCAGTCACAATAACATGAAGATCCGTCTCCCTGTAGAGTCCACCAGTcgtagaataggagtgtatgtggatcacagtgcaggaactctgtccttctacagcgtctctggagacacaatgagcctcatccacacagtccagaccacattcactcaaccgctctatcctgggtttactTTTGGTTTTGGATCATCaatgaaactgtgttga